In Canis lupus dingo isolate Sandy chromosome 1, ASM325472v2, whole genome shotgun sequence, a single genomic region encodes these proteins:
- the KLK14 gene encoding kallikrein-14 yields MFLLLTALQIIALAMAQSQRDENKIIGGYTCIQNSQPWQAALLAGPFRRFLCGGALLSRQWVITAAHCARPILRIALGKHNLKNWEATQQVLRVVRQVPHPQYNSQTHNNDLMLLQLERPIQLGRAVRPITIASSCARPGTSCLVSGWGTTSSPNVRYPNSLQCVNINISSDQECRQAYSQAITVGMVCAGVPQGGKDSCQGDSGGPLVCKGQLQGLVSWGMEHCALPGYPGVYTNLCKYRTWIQNTIWSK; encoded by the exons ATGTTCCTCCTGCTGACAGCACTCCAGATCATAGCTCTAG CCATGGCACAGAGCCAAAGGGATGAGAACAAGATAATTGGTGGTTATACATGCATCCAGAACTCCCAGCCATGGCAGGCAGCCCTGCTGGCAGGTCCCTTTCGTCGTTTCCTCTGTGGAGGGGCCCTGCTATCACGCCAGTGGGTCATCACCGCTGCTCACTGTGCACGCCC GATCCTTCGCATAGCCCTGGGCAAGCACAACCTGAAGAACTGGGAGGCCACCCAGCAGGTGCTGCGTGTAGTTCGCCAGGTGCCGCACCCCCAGTACAACTCCCAGACCCACAATAACGACCTGATGCTGCTGCAGCTGGAGCGGCCCATTCAGCTGGGGAGGGCAGTGAGGCCCATCACCATAGCCAGTTCCTGTGCCCGCCCAGGAACTTCCTGCCTCGTGTCAGGCTGGGGTACCACATCTAGCCCCAACG TCAGGTACCCTAACTCCCTGCAATGCGTGAACATCAATATCTCCTCGGATCAGGAGTGTCGGCAGGCTTATTCCCAAGCCATCACCGTTGGCATGGTCTGTGCAGGTGTTCCCCAAGGTGGGAAGGACTCTTGTCAG GGTGACTCGGGGGGACCCCTGGTGTGCAAAGGACAGCTCCAAGGCCTCGTGTCCTGGGGGATGGAGCACTGTGCCCTGCCCGGCTACCCTGGAGTCTACACCAACCTGTGCAAGTACCGAACCTGGATCCAGAACACCATATGGAGCAAATGA
- the KLK13 gene encoding kallikrein-13, protein MWPLVAAIAFLMAALSSGISQEYPKILNGTNGTSGFLPGGYTCRPHSQPWQAALLVQGRLFCGGVLVHPKWVLTAAHCLKDGYRVYLGKHALGRVEAGEQVREVVRSIPHPQYQISPTHLNHDHDIMLLELQSPVQPTNHIRVLPLSHNNCLPAGTCCRVSGWGTTTSPQVSYPQTLQCANIQLRSDEECRQVYPGKITPNMLCAGTKEGGKDSCEGDSGGPLICNGTLHGIISWGDFPCGQPNRPGVYTRVSQYVLWIRETIRNHKTQEQKWTKGSQ, encoded by the exons ATGTGGCCCCTGGTCGCTGCGATCGCCTTCCTGATGGCGGCCTTGTCAAGCG GCATCTCTCAGGAGTATCCCAAGATTCTCAACGGCACCAATGGGACCAGCGGGTTTCTCCCGGGTGGCTACACCTGTCGCCCCCACTCTCAGCCCTGGCAGGCAGCCCTGCTAGTGCAAGGGCGGCTGTTCTGTGGGGGAGTCCTGGTCCACCCCAAATGGGTCCTCACTGCAGCACACTGTCTGAAGGA CGGGTACAGAGTTTACCTGGGCAAGCATGCCCTGGGGCGAGTGGAGGCCGGAGAGCAGGTGAGGGAGGTAGTCCGCTCTATCCCCCACCCTCAATACCAGATCAGCCCCACCCACCTGAACCACGACCATGACATCATGCTTCTGGAGCTGCAGTCCCCGGTCCAGCCCACGAACCACATCCGtgtcctgcccctctcccacaaCAACTGTCTCCCTGCTGGCACCTGCTGTCGGGTGTCTGGCTGGGGCACCACCACCAGCCCCCAGG tgAGTTACCCCCAAACCTTACAATGTGCCAACATCCAGCTACGCTCAGATGAAGAGTGTCGCCAAGTCTACCCAGGGAAGATCACACCCAACATGCTGTGTGCCGGCACAAAAGAGGGTGGCAAGGACTCCTGTGAG GGTGACTCCGGGGGCCCCCTGATCTGTAATGGAACGCTCCATGGCATCATCTCCTGGGGAGACTTCCCATGCGGGCAGCCCAACCGGCCTGGCGTCTACACTCGAGTCTCTCAATATGTTCTATGGATCCGAGAAACAATTCGAAACCACAAAACTCAGGAGCAGAAATGGACAAAGGGCTCACAATAA
- the CTU1 gene encoding cytoplasmic tRNA 2-thiolation protein 1, whose protein sequence is MPAPQCSSCHAARAALRRPRSGQALCGACFCTAFEAEVLHTVQAGRLLPPGAVVAVGASGGKDSTVLAHVLRELAPRLGVSLRLVAVDEGIGGYRDAALAAVRRQAALWDLPLTVVAYADLFGGWTMDAVARSTAGSGRSRACCTFCGVLRRRALEEGARLVGATHIVTGHNADDMAETVLMNFLRGDAGRLARGGGLGSRGEGGALPRCRPLQLASQKEVVLYAHFRRLDYFSEECVYAPEAFRGHARHLLKLLEAARPSAALDLVHSAERLALAPAARPPPPGACSRCGALASRALCQACALLDGLQRGRPRLAIGKGRDEEGPPPPPRDPRSAPGPAAAAAAAAGECGAACEGRCAQASV, encoded by the exons ATGCCCGCCCCGCAGTGCTCCTCTTGCCACGCGGCGCGCGCCGCCCTCCGCCGCCCGCGCTCCGGCCAAGCGCTGTGCGGCGCCTGCTTCTGCACCGCCTTCGAGGCCGAGGTGCTGCACACGGTGCAGGCGGGCCGCCTGCTGCCACCCGGCGCCGTAGTGGCCGTGGGCGCCTCCGGCGGCAAGGACTCCACGGTGCTGGCGCACGTGCTGCGCGAACTGGCGCCGCGCCTGGGCGTCTCGCTGCGCCTGGTGGCCGTGGACGAGGGCATCGGCGGCTACCGCGACGCGGCGCTGGCGGCCGTGCGGCGCCAGGCGGCGCTCTGGGACCTCCCGCTCACCGTCGTGGCCTACGCGGACCTCTTCGGGGGCTGGACGATGGACGCGGTGGCCCGCAGCACCGCCGGCTCCGGCCGCAGCCGCGCCTGCTGCACCTTTTGCGGGGTGCTGCGGCGCCGTGCGCTGGAGGAAGGGGCGCGCCTCGTGGGAGCCACGCACATCGTGACAG gcCACAACGCCGACGACATGGCAGAGACGGTGCTCATGAACTTCCTGCGGGGCGACGCGGGGCGGctggcccggggcgggggcctgggctCGCGGGGCGAGGGGGGCGCGTTGCCGCGCTGCCGCCCGCTGCAGCTGGCCTCGCAGAAGGAGGTGGTGCTGTACGCGCACTTCCGTCGCCTCGACTACTTCTCCGAGGAGTGCGTCTACGCGCCCGAGGCCTTCCGCGGCCACGCGCGCCACCTGCTCAAGCTCCTGGAGGCGGCGCGGCCGTCGGCGGCGCTGGACCTGGTGCACTCGGCCGAgcgcctggccctggccccggccgcgcggcccccgccccccggcgcctGCTCCCGCTGCGGGGCGCTGGCCAGCCGCGCGCTCTGCCAGGCCTGCGCCCTCCTGGACGGCCTGCAGCGCGGCCGGCCCCGGCTGGCCATCGGCAAGGGGCGCGACGAGGAggggccgcccccgcctcccAGAGACCCGCGCTCggcgccgggccccgccgccgccgccgccgccgccgccggggagtGCGGGGCGGCCTGTGAGGGGCGCTGCGCCCAGGCCTCGGTGTGA